One stretch of Acidobacteriota bacterium DNA includes these proteins:
- the sucC gene encoding ADP-forming succinate--CoA ligase subunit beta, with protein sequence MKIHEYQAKEIFARAAIPISEGEVATTPAEVVEVAERYNKPVMVKAQVHVGGRGKAGGVKYAENTEAAGVLGQQILGMSIKGLVVKKVLVTVAEEILSESYVGIILDRADQKPAIMVSSAGGVDIEEVAAKTPHKIHKLHVDPVLGLRAYQARDLAYKLYRDSAQVRQATDIILKLYDVFWNADASLVEINPLITTPGRGVVALDAKINIDDNALYRQPDIAAMRDLDAEEPAEVRAREADLSFVKLDGNIGCIVNGAGLAMATMDLVKRYGGDPANFLDIGGSSNPDKVVNAMQIILSDPNVRSILINIFGGITRCDDVANGLVTALNELRPAVPVVTRLTGTNEKEAHKILASMRLPTAETLDECVKKAIALAGIEA encoded by the coding sequence ATGAAAATCCATGAGTATCAAGCCAAGGAGATCTTTGCCCGGGCCGCCATTCCGATATCTGAAGGTGAGGTGGCGACCACCCCTGCGGAGGTAGTCGAAGTTGCCGAACGGTACAACAAGCCGGTTATGGTCAAGGCTCAGGTGCACGTCGGGGGCCGTGGCAAAGCCGGCGGCGTGAAGTACGCGGAAAACACCGAAGCCGCCGGGGTGCTTGGCCAGCAGATCCTCGGAATGTCCATCAAAGGACTGGTCGTTAAGAAGGTGCTGGTCACGGTGGCCGAGGAAATCCTGTCCGAGAGCTACGTCGGCATCATACTCGATCGCGCGGACCAGAAACCGGCGATAATGGTATCTTCGGCCGGCGGCGTCGATATTGAGGAAGTCGCGGCCAAAACGCCGCATAAAATTCACAAGCTGCACGTGGACCCGGTGCTGGGATTGCGCGCCTACCAGGCGCGTGACCTCGCCTATAAGCTCTATCGGGACAGCGCCCAGGTGCGGCAGGCCACTGATATTATCCTGAAGCTGTACGATGTTTTCTGGAATGCCGACGCCTCGCTGGTCGAGATCAACCCGCTGATTACCACGCCGGGCCGAGGGGTCGTGGCCCTTGACGCCAAGATCAATATCGACGACAACGCCCTGTACCGGCAGCCGGATATTGCCGCCATGCGCGACCTGGACGCCGAGGAACCGGCGGAAGTCCGGGCGCGCGAGGCTGACCTGTCCTTCGTCAAGCTGGACGGCAACATCGGCTGCATCGTCAACGGCGCCGGGCTGGCCATGGCCACCATGGACCTGGTGAAACGGTACGGCGGGGACCCGGCCAATTTCCTGGATATCGGCGGGTCCTCCAATCCGGACAAAGTAGTCAACGCCATGCAAATCATCCTGTCCGACCCGAACGTCCGGTCCATTCTCATAAACATCTTCGGCGGGATAACCCGCTGTGACGATGTGGCCAACGGGCTGGTAACGGCTCTCAACGAGCTCAGACCGGCGGTGCCCGTGGTAACCCGGCTCACCGGTACCAACGAGAAGGAGGCGCATAAAATACTCGCCTCGATGAGGCTGCCCACCGCGGAGACGCTGGACGAGTGCGTCAAGAAGGCTATCGCGCTGGCGGGAATCGAAGCGTAA
- the arcC gene encoding carbamate kinase, with protein MAETKTAVVALGGNAITVPGREDTIANQFANTRKSLDGIVELVRDGYNLVVTHGNGPQVGNALLRVESARGKAPILPLGVLVADTEGGMGYMIEQSLQNRLRVEKIDRPVVTIITQMLVRQDDPAVHNPTKFVGQFYSEEEARVFAETRGWRMKKDADRGWRRVVPSPTPYHAVEADTIRRLVSAGTIVIAGGGGGIPAYVDENGNYEGMDAVIDKDLASAVLAREIGAGILSILTSVDGVAIYFGQPRQRQLDRCSLDEIKKYYDEGHFPPGSMGPKIRAAIDFLEGGGQMVTISAFRDARKALTGEAGTRIVPV; from the coding sequence ATGGCGGAAACGAAAACAGCAGTTGTTGCCCTGGGCGGTAACGCCATCACCGTTCCCGGCCGGGAAGACACTATCGCCAACCAGTTCGCCAATACGCGCAAGTCACTCGATGGCATCGTCGAGCTTGTGCGCGACGGGTATAACCTCGTGGTGACGCACGGTAACGGCCCGCAAGTCGGGAATGCCCTGTTGCGCGTTGAATCCGCGCGCGGAAAGGCGCCGATTCTGCCCCTCGGCGTCCTTGTGGCCGACACCGAAGGGGGCATGGGGTATATGATCGAGCAGTCGCTGCAGAATCGGCTCCGCGTCGAGAAGATCGACCGCCCGGTGGTCACGATTATCACGCAGATGCTGGTCCGGCAGGATGATCCGGCCGTCCATAATCCGACCAAGTTTGTCGGTCAGTTTTACTCCGAAGAGGAAGCACGCGTGTTTGCCGAGACGCGCGGCTGGCGGATGAAAAAAGACGCCGACCGAGGCTGGAGACGCGTCGTCCCGTCGCCAACACCATACCACGCCGTCGAAGCCGATACTATTCGACGGCTGGTCAGTGCCGGTACGATTGTCATTGCCGGAGGCGGGGGCGGTATTCCGGCCTACGTCGACGAGAACGGCAACTATGAGGGCATGGACGCAGTGATTGACAAGGACCTCGCCTCGGCCGTGCTGGCCCGCGAGATCGGCGCCGGCATCCTCTCGATTCTTACGTCCGTGGACGGGGTAGCCATTTACTTCGGCCAGCCCCGGCAGCGGCAGCTCGATCGCTGTTCGCTGGACGAAATCAAGAAGTACTACGATGAAGGGCATTTCCCGCCCGGTTCGATGGGACCGAAAATCCGCGCCGCCATCGACTTCCTCGAGGGTGGCGGCCAGATGGTGACCATCAGCGCCTTCAGGGATGCCCGAAAAGCGCTCACGGGAGAAGCTGGAACGAGAATTGTGCCGGTTTGA
- a CDS encoding aldehyde dehydrogenase family protein, translating to MSASQVYKNFINGEWVESKSGETFENRNPANTDELVGVFQKSTPEDVKAAIDAAAEAYEKWRLVPAPKRGEILFRIASRLLDVKEALSRDMTREMGKIIAETRGDTQEAIDMAFYMAGEGRRLFGMTTPSELTNKFNMTVRQPLGVCSFITPWNFPMAIPAWKMMPALICGNTVVIKPATDTPLSVVSLVRICHEEGIPRGVVNMVTGSGGTLGDALIGDPRVKVVSFTGSTETGRKVSRACAPNFKHSCLEMGGKNVQIVMDDAKLELAVDGALWGAFGTTGQRCTATSRLVCHKDVVGRFVSMLVKRARELKIGGGLDETVQMGPCINQQQLDTILSYIEVGKKEGARMATGGEKLTGGDYDKGFFVGPTVFTEVTRDMRIWKEEIFGPVLSVGTFSTLEEAIELANDTNYGLSASIYTQDINKAYVAMRDVYTGIFYVNAPTIGAETHLPFGGVKETGNGHREAATAALDVFSEWKSVYIDFSGTLQRAQIDTD from the coding sequence ATGAGCGCCAGCCAGGTCTACAAGAACTTCATCAACGGAGAATGGGTCGAATCAAAATCCGGTGAAACCTTTGAAAACCGCAATCCGGCCAACACCGACGAACTGGTCGGCGTCTTCCAGAAATCAACACCCGAAGATGTGAAGGCTGCCATTGATGCTGCCGCCGAGGCGTATGAAAAGTGGCGTCTCGTTCCGGCACCGAAGCGCGGAGAAATTCTTTTCCGAATCGCTTCCCGGTTGCTGGATGTTAAGGAAGCACTGTCCCGTGATATGACCCGCGAGATGGGCAAGATTATCGCCGAAACGCGCGGCGATACGCAGGAAGCTATCGATATGGCCTTTTACATGGCCGGTGAAGGCCGCCGTCTGTTCGGCATGACCACGCCTTCGGAACTGACGAACAAGTTCAACATGACCGTGCGTCAGCCGCTAGGCGTCTGCTCCTTCATCACTCCCTGGAACTTCCCTATGGCTATTCCCGCGTGGAAGATGATGCCGGCCCTGATTTGCGGCAACACCGTCGTTATAAAGCCGGCTACGGACACCCCTCTTTCCGTGGTCAGCCTGGTCAGGATCTGTCATGAAGAGGGTATCCCTCGGGGAGTCGTCAACATGGTCACCGGTTCCGGCGGCACGCTTGGCGATGCGCTGATCGGTGATCCCCGGGTAAAAGTGGTGTCGTTTACCGGATCGACGGAGACCGGCCGCAAGGTGTCACGCGCCTGCGCGCCGAACTTCAAGCACTCCTGCCTGGAGATGGGCGGCAAGAACGTGCAGATTGTGATGGACGATGCCAAGCTGGAATTGGCCGTTGACGGCGCCCTGTGGGGGGCGTTCGGCACCACCGGCCAGCGCTGCACGGCTACCAGCAGGCTGGTCTGCCACAAGGACGTTGTCGGTAGGTTCGTGTCTATGCTTGTTAAACGTGCCCGGGAGTTGAAAATCGGCGGCGGGCTTGACGAGACGGTGCAGATGGGTCCGTGCATCAATCAGCAGCAGCTTGATACGATATTGAGCTACATAGAAGTGGGTAAGAAAGAGGGCGCCAGGATGGCTACCGGAGGTGAGAAGCTCACCGGCGGTGATTACGACAAGGGCTTCTTTGTCGGGCCGACCGTATTCACCGAAGTGACCCGCGACATGCGCATCTGGAAGGAGGAGATCTTCGGCCCGGTTCTCAGTGTGGGCACCTTCTCTACGCTGGAGGAGGCCATAGAGTTGGCCAATGACACCAATTACGGGTTGTCAGCCTCGATCTACACCCAGGATATCAACAAGGCCTATGTCGCCATGCGCGACGTCTACACCGGCATCTTTTACGTCAACGCCCCTACCATCGGCGCCGAAACGCACTTGCCGTTCGGCGGCGTCAAGGAGACCGGAAACGGCCACCGGGAGGCTGCCACGGCGGCGCTCGACGTTTTCAGCGAGTGGAAGTCCGTGTACATAGATTTCTCCGGCACCCTGCAGCGAGCGCAAATTGACACCGATTGA
- a CDS encoding HDIG domain-containing protein: MCRLSRETIDDILRQGRIFEVGGAVRDRFLMKNAPAKDRDYLVTGIEYDDLTRVLKSHGRVDLVGRSFGVIKFTQSHSGRLYTFDITLPRREHSTGVGHKDFAVNFDANLAVEDDLVRRDFTINAMALALDNEELIDPLGGRPDLDKRQIRMTSERSFQEDPLRMLRAVQFAARLEFTIEPGTFGAMKAHAALIRTVSSERIAEELNKLLLGAERPSEGFRLMQKCGLLKEVLPELDACVGVDQPGGYHRYDVFEHTLFTVDAAKPSLRLRLAALFHDVQKPQSKRLVGDGATFYGHETSGAHTARHVMARLRYPKDVSGDVATLVERHMFTTDVGEKGLRRLVRRVGKELIFDLLDLRRADVKAQGMGGTTEDVDRFEADIRGEIARKAPFGISDLALDGRDVMALLGMEPGPVVGQVLEYLLEQVLDDPSLNTREQLQTLTRDFKSGEQEHQHRGSREEDKR; this comes from the coding sequence ATGTGCAGACTTTCACGGGAAACGATAGACGACATCCTGCGCCAGGGGCGGATCTTCGAGGTCGGCGGCGCCGTCCGCGATAGGTTCCTTATGAAGAACGCGCCCGCCAAGGACCGCGACTACCTCGTCACCGGGATAGAGTACGATGACCTGACCAGGGTGTTGAAGAGCCACGGTCGCGTCGATCTTGTCGGGCGTAGTTTCGGCGTGATCAAGTTCACCCAGTCACACTCCGGCCGGCTGTACACGTTCGACATCACACTGCCCCGCAGGGAGCATTCTACCGGGGTTGGACATAAAGACTTTGCGGTCAACTTCGATGCCAATCTGGCCGTCGAAGATGATCTGGTGCGGCGCGATTTCACGATTAACGCCATGGCACTGGCCCTCGACAACGAAGAGCTTATCGATCCGCTCGGGGGGCGTCCCGACCTCGACAAGCGTCAGATCCGGATGACTTCGGAGAGGTCCTTTCAGGAGGACCCGCTTCGCATGCTTCGTGCGGTTCAGTTTGCCGCCCGTCTTGAGTTCACTATCGAGCCGGGCACGTTCGGGGCCATGAAAGCCCACGCCGCGCTGATCAGGACGGTTTCGAGCGAGCGCATTGCCGAGGAACTCAACAAGCTCCTGCTGGGCGCGGAGCGGCCGTCTGAGGGATTCCGCCTCATGCAGAAGTGCGGCCTTCTCAAGGAAGTGCTGCCCGAACTGGACGCCTGCGTCGGCGTCGATCAACCCGGCGGGTATCACCGGTACGACGTGTTCGAGCACACGCTGTTCACGGTGGATGCCGCCAAACCGAGCCTGCGGCTTCGCCTCGCGGCCCTCTTTCACGACGTCCAGAAGCCTCAATCCAAGCGTCTCGTCGGTGACGGCGCCACCTTTTACGGGCATGAAACGTCGGGGGCGCACACGGCCCGGCACGTGATGGCACGACTGCGGTATCCGAAAGACGTGAGCGGCGACGTGGCCACCCTGGTGGAACGCCACATGTTTACGACCGACGTCGGTGAGAAGGGCCTCCGACGGCTGGTCAGGCGAGTGGGGAAAGAACTCATTTTTGACCTGCTTGACCTCCGCCGTGCCGACGTGAAGGCTCAGGGCATGGGCGGCACCACCGAGGACGTGGACCGGTTCGAGGCCGACATCCGCGGCGAGATCGCGCGAAAGGCGCCCTTCGGTATTAGCGATCTGGCTCTTGACGGCCGTGACGTTATGGCCCTTCTTGGGATGGAACCCGGGCCGGTCGTGGGACAGGTGCTGGAATACCTGCTGGAGCAGGTTCTGGACGACCCGTCGCTCAATACCCGGGAGCAGCTTCAGACCCTGACCCGCGATTTTAAATCAGGAGAACAAGAACATCAACATAGAGGCAGTCGCGAGGAAGACAAGCGATGA
- a CDS encoding 4Fe-4S dicluster domain-containing protein, whose translation MSDGSPAGQSASKPAAQTKYDYSEGPLPLNINLKWCKACNLCIALCPKQVFEPDRDGRPVQARPENCTQCTICWVHCPDLAITSNYK comes from the coding sequence ATGAGTGACGGTAGTCCGGCGGGGCAGAGCGCCTCAAAGCCGGCCGCTCAGACCAAGTATGACTATTCAGAGGGTCCGCTCCCTCTGAATATCAACCTGAAATGGTGCAAGGCCTGCAATCTATGCATTGCACTTTGCCCCAAGCAGGTGTTCGAGCCGGACCGCGACGGGAGACCGGTCCAGGCACGTCCCGAAAACTGCACTCAGTGCACGATCTGCTGGGTTCACTGCCCTGACCTGGCGATAACGTCAAACTACAAATAG
- a CDS encoding 2-oxoacid:acceptor oxidoreductase family protein, with translation MTQLLDKVKVPHDRFELRLSGSGGQGMILGAVILSEAAGTGDAKNVVQTQSYGPEARGGASRSDIVMSANEIFYPKAMKLDLLLAMTQEALDRYYPDLAQDGTLVVDSGLVTHLPTENYYGFPFTELARTEAGHIMVANVIALAAISELTGIVSRASLTKAVLRRAPRGTEEKNRKALEIGFREAAEAKTKRETK, from the coding sequence GTGACCCAACTGCTTGATAAGGTTAAGGTGCCGCACGACCGCTTCGAACTGAGACTGTCCGGTTCCGGGGGGCAGGGCATGATACTCGGGGCCGTTATTCTGTCCGAGGCCGCCGGTACCGGCGACGCCAAGAACGTCGTCCAGACGCAATCATACGGTCCGGAGGCCCGGGGAGGTGCCTCGAGGTCCGATATCGTCATGTCGGCCAATGAAATCTTCTACCCCAAAGCTATGAAACTGGATTTGCTGCTGGCCATGACGCAGGAGGCGCTCGACCGGTACTATCCCGATCTGGCACAGGACGGGACGCTTGTCGTTGACAGTGGTCTGGTTACACACCTTCCAACGGAGAATTACTACGGGTTTCCATTCACCGAACTGGCCCGGACGGAAGCCGGCCACATCATGGTCGCGAACGTGATAGCTCTTGCCGCTATTTCCGAGTTGACCGGCATTGTCAGCCGCGCCTCTCTGACCAAGGCGGTTCTAAGACGGGCGCCTCGCGGCACTGAAGAGAAGAACCGAAAAGCTCTGGAGATAGGTTTTCGGGAGGCTGCCGAAGCCAAGACTAAGCGGGAAACAAAGTAA
- the sucD gene encoding succinate--CoA ligase subunit alpha → MSIFIDKKTKVVVQGITGRDGSFHARQMKVDGANVVGGVTPGKGGSKVAGVRVFDTMAEAVAKTKANTSVIYVPPAFAADAVYEAVDAGIKLVVCVTEGIPANDMMKVVAYVREKGARLIGPNCPGIISPGQSKVGILPGFIVKKGPVGVVSRSGTLTYEAIWALTQAGMGQTTCIGIGGDQVIGTTFIDCLEAFEADKATRAIVMIGEIGGTDEERAAEFIKKHVSKPVVAFIAGQTAPPGKRMGHAGAIISGGSGTAAEKIAALNKVGIPVAGSPNEIPAFLKEQMKKSKSVSRTARPTRAKATRRRTATGKITGKKSTRSSSSR, encoded by the coding sequence ATGTCAATATTCATAGACAAGAAAACGAAGGTCGTGGTTCAGGGAATCACGGGTCGCGACGGATCGTTTCACGCCAGGCAGATGAAAGTCGACGGCGCCAACGTGGTCGGCGGCGTCACGCCGGGCAAGGGCGGCAGCAAGGTGGCCGGTGTTCGCGTTTTTGACACCATGGCCGAAGCGGTCGCCAAGACCAAGGCAAACACCTCCGTAATTTACGTGCCGCCGGCCTTCGCCGCCGATGCCGTTTACGAAGCGGTCGATGCCGGAATAAAACTGGTTGTCTGCGTCACCGAGGGCATTCCCGCCAATGACATGATGAAGGTGGTAGCCTACGTCAGGGAAAAAGGCGCGCGGCTGATTGGCCCCAACTGCCCCGGGATTATTTCACCCGGCCAGTCAAAGGTCGGTATCCTTCCGGGCTTCATTGTCAAGAAGGGCCCCGTCGGGGTCGTGTCGCGCTCCGGCACGCTCACCTATGAGGCTATCTGGGCGTTGACTCAGGCCGGCATGGGCCAGACGACCTGTATCGGGATCGGGGGTGACCAGGTCATCGGTACAACCTTTATCGACTGCCTGGAAGCGTTCGAGGCCGACAAGGCCACCAGGGCCATCGTGATGATCGGCGAGATCGGTGGCACCGATGAAGAGCGGGCGGCCGAGTTTATCAAAAAGCACGTGAGCAAGCCGGTGGTTGCTTTCATCGCCGGTCAGACCGCTCCACCGGGAAAGCGTATGGGGCACGCGGGCGCCATCATTTCCGGCGGTTCGGGAACCGCGGCCGAGAAGATCGCCGCCCTGAACAAGGTCGGCATACCGGTAGCGGGATCGCCGAACGAGATACCGGCGTTTCTCAAGGAGCAGATGAAGAAATCGAAATCCGTCTCACGAACCGCCCGGCCGACCAGGGCCAAAGCGACTCGTAGAAGAACAGCAACGGGAAAAATCACCGGAAAGAAGAGTACTCGAAGCAGCTCCAGCCGCTAA
- a CDS encoding 2-oxoacid:acceptor oxidoreductase subunit alpha, translating to MAQAKRVLVQGNEACVRGAIYAGMSFFAGYPITPSTEVAEGCARRLPQIGGRFIQMEDEIGSIAAVIGASVAGLKAMTATSGPGYSLMQENIGYAYMTETPCVIINVQRGGPSTGLPTKVSQSDTMQARWGTHGDYTAIAVAPSTVADTLTETIRAFNLAERFRTPVTVLLDEVIGHMRATISPPDPGEIQIIDRVRPTVPPEKFVPFEMTPNLVSPMPDYGNGYRYVVTGLTHDPWGFTTNRPDEIAPKLEKLKHKIEDYVDEIVKLRIEMMDDADVAFISYGSVARAALQAADLARKAGVKVGAVQLYTVWPFPDQQLLELCSGCSKVIVAELNMGQIAHEVRRVLSRDVSVHTLQRYDGEILTPMQLLEKLEEVL from the coding sequence ATGGCTCAAGCAAAACGTGTCCTGGTTCAGGGCAATGAGGCGTGCGTCCGCGGCGCTATCTACGCCGGGATGAGCTTTTTCGCCGGTTACCCGATTACGCCCTCTACGGAGGTTGCGGAAGGCTGCGCCCGGCGGCTGCCGCAAATCGGCGGTCGATTTATCCAGATGGAGGATGAGATCGGCTCCATTGCGGCCGTCATCGGTGCGTCCGTGGCCGGTCTGAAGGCCATGACCGCCACCTCCGGGCCGGGATACTCGCTCATGCAGGAGAACATCGGCTACGCCTACATGACGGAGACGCCGTGTGTGATCATCAACGTTCAGCGCGGCGGCCCTTCCACCGGCCTGCCTACCAAGGTGAGCCAGTCGGACACCATGCAGGCACGCTGGGGAACACACGGCGACTACACCGCCATCGCGGTGGCCCCGTCCACCGTGGCCGACACCCTGACCGAGACAATCCGCGCCTTCAACCTGGCCGAGCGCTTTCGCACCCCGGTCACGGTGCTGCTTGACGAGGTGATCGGGCACATGCGGGCAACCATTAGCCCGCCGGACCCGGGCGAGATTCAGATTATCGACCGGGTAAGACCGACCGTGCCGCCCGAAAAGTTCGTGCCCTTCGAAATGACGCCCAACCTGGTCTCGCCGATGCCGGACTATGGAAACGGCTACCGGTATGTCGTTACCGGTTTGACTCACGATCCCTGGGGTTTTACGACCAACCGGCCCGACGAGATCGCCCCCAAGCTGGAAAAACTGAAACACAAGATCGAAGATTACGTTGACGAGATCGTCAAGCTGCGGATTGAAATGATGGATGATGCCGACGTGGCCTTCATATCATACGGTTCCGTCGCGCGGGCGGCCCTTCAGGCGGCCGACCTGGCTCGCAAGGCCGGGGTGAAAGTCGGCGCCGTGCAACTGTACACCGTGTGGCCCTTCCCCGATCAGCAGCTTCTGGAGTTGTGCTCAGGTTGCAGCAAGGTGATTGTCGCCGAGCTCAACATGGGGCAGATCGCGCATGAAGTCCGCCGTGTGCTGTCTCGCGACGTGTCCGTACACACTCTGCAGCGGTACGATGGTGAAATTCTCACTCCGATGCAGCTTCTTGAGAAGCTGGAGGAGGTTCTCTGA
- a CDS encoding cyclic 2,3-diphosphoglycerate synthase has product MARTKKKVIIMGAAGRDFHNFNTRYRDNADVDVVAFTATQIPDIYGRRYPASLAGKLYPKGIPIYDESKLLDLVRKHAVDEVIFSYSDVSYQDLMEKAAYVIAAGARFAVEGGAPTMILSTKPVVAVCAVRTGCGKSQTTRRVAQVLQAQGRKVVVIRHPMPYGDLAKQAVQRFAALADLDKHKCTIEEREEYEPHIVNGVVVYAGVDYEKIVRQAEKEADVILWDGGNNDMPFYKPDLMITVVDPHRPGHELSYYPGQANLLLADVVVINKIGTADPEDVATVRANVAAYNPDAIVVDAASPIAVDKPELIRGRKVLVVEDGPTLTHGGMTFGAGVVAAEKFGAAELVDPRPYTVKSISRTFERYPDIGVVLPAMGYGAQQMKDLETTINRVKCDAVIVATPIDLTRIIEIKKPSTRVYYRLQEIGLPDLEQVLRDFASSRKGTKSGGRRRVPKK; this is encoded by the coding sequence ATGGCAAGAACGAAGAAAAAAGTGATTATCATGGGCGCGGCCGGTCGCGATTTCCATAATTTCAACACGCGGTACCGCGATAATGCCGACGTTGACGTAGTGGCCTTCACGGCTACCCAGATTCCCGATATCTACGGGCGCCGCTATCCCGCCTCTCTGGCCGGTAAGCTCTACCCGAAAGGGATTCCGATTTACGACGAGAGCAAGTTGCTGGACCTGGTCCGGAAGCACGCCGTGGACGAGGTCATCTTCTCGTATTCCGACGTTTCCTATCAGGATCTAATGGAGAAGGCCGCTTACGTAATAGCCGCCGGGGCCAGGTTCGCCGTCGAGGGCGGCGCGCCGACCATGATCCTGTCGACCAAACCAGTGGTGGCGGTGTGCGCCGTCCGCACCGGCTGCGGCAAGTCCCAGACCACCCGGAGAGTCGCGCAGGTACTCCAGGCGCAGGGCAGGAAGGTGGTCGTAATCCGTCACCCCATGCCGTACGGTGACCTGGCCAAGCAAGCCGTGCAGCGCTTCGCCGCCCTGGCTGACCTGGACAAGCACAAGTGCACGATTGAAGAGCGCGAGGAGTACGAGCCTCACATCGTCAACGGCGTAGTCGTCTACGCCGGCGTTGACTACGAAAAGATCGTTCGGCAGGCCGAGAAGGAGGCGGACGTCATTCTCTGGGACGGTGGCAACAACGACATGCCGTTTTACAAGCCGGACCTCATGATTACGGTGGTTGATCCGCATCGTCCCGGGCACGAGTTGTCCTACTACCCGGGCCAGGCCAACCTGCTTCTGGCCGACGTTGTGGTCATCAACAAGATCGGCACAGCCGATCCGGAAGACGTTGCCACCGTGCGCGCCAACGTGGCCGCCTACAATCCGGATGCGATCGTGGTCGATGCGGCTTCGCCGATTGCCGTCGACAAGCCGGAGCTTATCCGGGGCAGGAAGGTCCTGGTCGTGGAGGACGGCCCCACGCTGACGCACGGTGGGATGACGTTCGGGGCGGGCGTTGTGGCGGCCGAGAAGTTCGGCGCCGCCGAGCTCGTCGACCCACGACCCTACACGGTCAAGTCGATCAGTCGCACTTTTGAACGGTACCCGGACATCGGAGTGGTCCTGCCGGCGATGGGATACGGAGCGCAGCAAATGAAGGACCTTGAAACGACGATCAATCGCGTCAAGTGTGATGCCGTGATTGTCGCGACCCCCATCGACCTTACACGCATTATCGAAATCAAGAAGCCGTCCACCCGGGTGTACTACCGGCTTCAGGAAATAGGTCTTCCGGATCTGGAGCAGGTGCTGCGTGACTTTGCAAGCAGCAGGAAAGGGACAAAGTCCGGCGGCCGACGCCGGGTCCCGAAGAAGTGA
- a CDS encoding 2-oxoacid:ferredoxin oxidoreductase subunit beta gives MATAVKQKSDVFLTYLRPHKKMPTVWCAGCGNGIVMSAVVRAIDKLGYSRDEVVMVSGIGCSSRMPIYLDFNALHTTHGRALAFATGVKFARPDLKVIVITGDGDALAIGGNHFIHACRRNIDITAILINNSIYGMTGGQGSPTTPGNAYSTTTPYGNVEKHFEPCELAAAAGATQVSRITVRHAPQMERLISEALEHHGFSFIEVISNCHTYFGRLNRLGDAVAMLKSFKDKSVTVAKAKDMTAEELEDKIVIGKLHDVDKTEFCDEYQHVIDSHRQGR, from the coding sequence ATGGCTACAGCAGTGAAACAGAAATCCGACGTTTTCCTGACATACCTTCGTCCCCACAAGAAGATGCCCACCGTCTGGTGCGCCGGATGCGGCAACGGTATCGTCATGAGCGCCGTCGTCCGGGCCATTGACAAACTCGGCTACTCCAGGGATGAGGTTGTCATGGTTTCCGGAATCGGCTGCTCGAGCCGCATGCCCATTTACCTGGACTTTAACGCCCTGCATACAACCCACGGCCGGGCCCTGGCCTTCGCCACCGGTGTCAAGTTTGCCCGCCCTGACCTCAAGGTGATCGTGATTACCGGTGACGGCGACGCGCTCGCTATCGGCGGCAACCACTTTATTCACGCCTGCCGGCGGAACATAGATATTACGGCTATACTGATTAACAATTCCATCTACGGTATGACGGGTGGGCAGGGCTCGCCGACTACTCCGGGCAACGCCTACTCGACAACCACACCGTATGGCAACGTCGAGAAGCATTTTGAGCCGTGCGAGTTGGCGGCCGCCGCCGGTGCCACCCAGGTCTCCCGGATCACCGTTCGCCACGCCCCACAGATGGAGCGATTGATCAGCGAGGCCCTGGAGCATCACGGCTTTTCGTTTATTGAAGTTATCTCGAACTGCCATACTTACTTCGGGCGTCTCAATCGGCTGGGCGATGCCGTGGCCATGCTCAAGTCCTTTAAGGACAAATCGGTCACGGTGGCCAAGGCCAAAGACATGACGGCGGAAGAACTCGAGGATAAAATCGTGATCGGCAAGCTGCACGACGTCGATAAGACCGAGTTCTGCGATGAGTACCAGCACGTTATCGACTCACACAGGCAAGGGAGGTAG